Below is a genomic region from Leptospira venezuelensis.
AAGGTTTTAGACTTCAAATCTTATTCCAAAAAGGAAGAATATCATCTGGATCTTCTCCGCACCTTGGAGGAAATCTCTCCAGATCTGATTGTGGCCTGCGGCTACATGAGAATTCTAAAACCAGAAATCATCCGAGCCTTTAGAAATAGGATCATCAATATACATCCTTCTCTTCTCCCCTCCTTTACTGGTCTACATGCTCAGAAACAGGCATTCGAGTACGGAGTTAAGTTCGCGGGTTGCACCGCTCATTTTGTGGACGAAGGCGTGGATTCTGGTCCTATCATTTTGCAGGGAGTTGTTAAAATCGAGGAAGGAATGACCGAAAGAGAATTGACTCTTGCCATTCTCAAAGAGGAACATAAAATCCTGCCCCTCGCGGTTAAACATTTCTGCGAAGATCGGCTCCTCATTAAAGACAGGAAGGTCTCAATCCTCTAGCATGATCAAAATCACTCGCGCCCTTATTTCAGTTAGCGATAAAACAGGACTTATCGGATTTGCTAAGTACCTGGAATCCAAAGGAGTGGAAATCATTTCCACCGGCGGAACCCTCAAAACACTTACCGAAAACGGAATCAAAGCAATCGCAATAGACGATTATACCGGGTTTCCAGAAATTTTGGACGGAAGAGTAAAAACTCTCCATCCAAAGGTTCACGGAGGACTTTTAGGTGTGACCTCCAAACCAGAACACAGACAGAAAATGGAAGAATTGAAAATTCCAAAGATCGACCTGGTTGTTGTGAATTTATATCCATTCGTTCAGACGGTTTCTAAACCTGGGGTTCATCTAGACGAAGCAATAGAAAATATCGATATTGGCGGACCTTCTATGATCCGTTCCGCAAGTAAAAACTACAGACATACAGTAGTAGTTACAGACCCGAATGATTATAAAACTGTAGAAGAATCCATGAAGGTAAATGATGGTTCCGTAGACGCGGACACTTCTTTCCTTCTAATGAGAAAAGCATTCTCTCATACTGCAATGTATGATACCGCAATCTCTTCTTGGTTCAATAAGCTTGCTGGGGAGAAGTTTCCAGACATTCTAAATCTTTCCTTCACCAAAAAACAAAAGCTTAGATACGGAGAAAATCCTCACCAGGGAGCCGCATTCTACGAGCCTTTGTTTACCAAGAGCGAGTTTTCTCCTCTACAAGGAAAAGAATTATCTTTTAATAATATGTTGGATTTTGATGCGGCATTCCATATCTCCGCACTTCTTCCCGACAATACTGTTTGTATCATCAAACACTTAAACCCATGCGGGATCGCGTATGCGGATGACACATTAGAAGCATTCCGTTTGGCAAAAAGAACGGATCCGATTTCTGCATTTGGCGGGATCATTGGGATTAAAGGTACGGTCACCGGAGAATTAGCAGTTTTAATTGGAGAAACTTTCGTAGAGGGTGTGATCGCTCAAAAATTCGAACCTGCTGCTTTGGAATATTTCTCTAAGAAACCGAATGTTCGTCTGATTGAGATTGCGGATTTCCAAGAAGCATTGGATGAAATGGATTTAAGACCGATCCATCACGGAATTCTTTTACAAGATAGAGACTATGCAACCATCACAGAAAAAGATCTAAAGATTGTTTCTAAAAAACAACCTACTGAAGAAGATATCAGAGGTTTGATGTTCGCTTGGTCTACAGTTAAATTTATCAAGTCAAACGCGATCGTTTATACGGAAGAGAACGCAACTTTAGGAATAGGTGCCGGACAAATGTCCAGAGTGGATTCAGTTCAGCTGGGTGCTACTAAGGCTCTGAACGTAGGACTTTCAGTTGTAGGTTCTTATGTTGCTAGTGATGCGTTCTTTCCTTTCAGAGATGGAATTGATGCAATTGCAAAAGTAGGAGCTAAAGCAATCATCCAACCTGGAGGTTCTATCCGGGACGAAGAAGTGATCAAGGCAGCTGATGAGCATGGACTGATCATGGTGTTTACCGGCATGAGGCATTTTAGGCATTAAGATGGAATTCTTTCTCTACCTGATCTATTTAGTAATTACATTAGTAGCTGTTTCTTTAGGAGACTATTATTTCGGACTTATCTACCTAAGTGGAAAAGATACTTTCGAAAAACAGGAACTGACTGATTGGGCGAGAATTATTCCTTCTAAGATCGTTTCCATTTTTGAATCTGCGGGAAGTCTTCAATATGGACTTCTCGCATTTGGACTCTCCGCATTCTCTGCATATGTCTGGACTTTAACTGGAGGACTGATCGGTTCTCCTCATTATACAGATTCTTTTGGAAATTATTTCTTCCTATCTTTTTTGATGCCAGTGCTTGTGCTCGCATTCTACTCTTTTATCTCTTCCGAGGTTTTAAGAGCAGCCAGGATCTCTCGTAATAGCGGATCCTTTCTCGCAAGACTCCTAAACCAAGAGATTCCACTACTTTCTGGGATCTTTATTTCTGTGATCGCTTCGAATCTGGCAGTTTACGGTCTCTACCATCAGATTTCCTTTTTATTCGTTCTTCCGAACGTACTGGCCCTAATCGTCCTTCTTATCCTAAGATGGAACGGAAAGGTTAAATTTGGAGGAATTCGTGTGGACAGAGAGGAAGAAGATGTGGACGATTTGGGGGAAGATTCCTAATTCTTGTTCTGTTTTCTGCCGATAGTTAAAGAATGAAAGGGCAATCCATCTTCCTGTTCTTATTCTCCTTACTCCTTCCTTGGAGTTCCGTATTTTCTCAATTTCCGGGAGATAATTCCAGAAATAACGGCTCCAAACCTACCTTAGACGGATTTGCAGAAGTCTCCTGGGAAGCATCCTATGGGCAAGTCAGAGACAAATTTTTATCTTTGGCAGCTAATCCGGGGAGTGATGAAAAAATAGAAGTAGTTCATGAAGATAAAGAGAAGTCCCTGCTTGTAAGAAGAAATGGGATCTTCTACCTTTACCGTTTTTATTCCACTCCTAAATTGGTTCTTGATTCCCGTCCAAAAGACAAAAACCAACCTCGTCCCGAAAAAGAAACTTCTCCAGATGAAGACGAACATTTGGAGCCAGGTAAATTATTCTCAGTTGGAGTCTCCTTCCGTTATCTTCCGGGGAAAGAGGTTCAGTCCAAACTGGAAAATAAATATGGAAAACCTAAAAAAGAAACCCTAGACGATAAGAAGATCGGCGGAGCCGTAATTTGGGAATTGACCGACGAAAGACAAGCTCCGCCAGCAGGCGGATTCATTGTCCAATGGAAGGAAGCTTATAAAAAACAACCATTTACTAGAAGAGTGGATTATTTCAGCTCTAAGGTAAAGGCCCAGATCGAAAAAGAATACAAAGAGTTCTTCTCTGCCGAAGAAATCAAAACTTTAAGAGATCTGATCCCGTAAGAAATCCTTGACCGAGGGCCCCTAAGGACGCCAGTATCCAGAGAGATTCAAAATCTTTTGGAGCCCAATCGTGGAATTATATTTAGATACAGCCAATGTGGACGAGATCAAGGAGATCGCGTCCTACGGTCTTTTGGACGGAGTTACTACAAACCCTTCATTGATCGCTAAGTCGGGTCGTAGCTTTAAAGAAGTTATTAAAGAGATTTGTGCAATTGTGCCTGGTCCTGTAAGCGCAGAAGTTCTCGCAACCAAACATGAGGAAATGTTAAAAGAAGCGGACGAACTTGTAAAGATCGCACCAAACGTAGTTATCAAAGTTCCTTTAATTCCGGAAGGATTAAAAACCGTAGTGAAACTGACTGAGAAAGGAATCCCAACGAACGTAACACTTTGTTTCTCAGCTCCTCAGGCTCTTCTTGCTGCAAAAGCGGGAGCTACATACATTTCTCCATTTATCGGTCGTGTAGATGATACTTCTTGGGACGGGATGGAACTTATCTCTGAGATCAGAGAGATCTATGATAATTACGGTTATGAAACTAAAATCTTAGCTGCTTCCATTCGAGGGCCAATCCACTTAAAAGAGTCGGCACTTCGTGGAGCAGATTGCGCTACTATGCCGATCTCTGCTTACCAACAGCTATTCAAACATCCACTTACCGATATTGGCTTAGAGAAATTCTTAGAAGACGCTAAAAAACTGAAGTGGTGATTTAGCTCTTTTCTCACGCAGAGTCACAGAGCCGCAAAGAAAGTAAAATTTATGGATTTTTATCCCTAAAAATCTCTGCGTCTTAGCGCCTCTGCGTGGGATTAAACTCCGAGACTCTTTTTCTCTTCGCGGCGTGGCGTGAAAACCTTAAGGAAGTTTCTTCTTCCCTGTCAAATCATTCATTAAAATTTCAGACTGTTCTAATATACAAAGTACACTTTGGTGAGAACCGTCGTAATATAGATCACAAGAACTTAATGTATTCATATCCGCCGCAGAAGCTCCATATCTAAAAGCAAGTTCTCTGATACGCGGCCACCAGGATTTTTCAAGTCCTAACTCGTAATAACCTTCTCTATAACCTGGATAAACTTTAGGCCAGATCAAATAGGTTTTGATCCCTTCCTTCTCCGCTAACTTTAAGAATTCTTCTACAAAGAAAAATTCGGTCTCTCCCAAAGTGAATCCGGAAAGGTAAATACTCTTAAGACGAAGTGCATCCTTTTCTAATTTTTTAGGATTATTACTGGCACTTGCATATGCAAGCTGTTCTCCATTCCCAAGCTCCAAGATCAGATTTTCATGATTTTGATCCGCTCTATACAGTTTCAAC
It encodes:
- the purN gene encoding phosphoribosylglycinamide formyltransferase is translated as MASLIPKPRKKLVFLASGRGSNLEAVLQVIQKGKIPGNPAFLVTDNPEAPSIQIAAHHNVPAKVLDFKSYSKKEEYHLDLLRTLEEISPDLIVACGYMRILKPEIIRAFRNRIINIHPSLLPSFTGLHAQKQAFEYGVKFAGCTAHFVDEGVDSGPIILQGVVKIEEGMTERELTLAILKEEHKILPLAVKHFCEDRLLIKDRKVSIL
- the purH gene encoding bifunctional phosphoribosylaminoimidazolecarboxamide formyltransferase/IMP cyclohydrolase, giving the protein MIKITRALISVSDKTGLIGFAKYLESKGVEIISTGGTLKTLTENGIKAIAIDDYTGFPEILDGRVKTLHPKVHGGLLGVTSKPEHRQKMEELKIPKIDLVVVNLYPFVQTVSKPGVHLDEAIENIDIGGPSMIRSASKNYRHTVVVTDPNDYKTVEESMKVNDGSVDADTSFLLMRKAFSHTAMYDTAISSWFNKLAGEKFPDILNLSFTKKQKLRYGENPHQGAAFYEPLFTKSEFSPLQGKELSFNNMLDFDAAFHISALLPDNTVCIIKHLNPCGIAYADDTLEAFRLAKRTDPISAFGGIIGIKGTVTGELAVLIGETFVEGVIAQKFEPAALEYFSKKPNVRLIEIADFQEALDEMDLRPIHHGILLQDRDYATITEKDLKIVSKKQPTEEDIRGLMFAWSTVKFIKSNAIVYTEENATLGIGAGQMSRVDSVQLGATKALNVGLSVVGSYVASDAFFPFRDGIDAIAKVGAKAIIQPGGSIRDEEVIKAADEHGLIMVFTGMRHFRH
- the fsa gene encoding fructose-6-phosphate aldolase; its protein translation is MELYLDTANVDEIKEIASYGLLDGVTTNPSLIAKSGRSFKEVIKEICAIVPGPVSAEVLATKHEEMLKEADELVKIAPNVVIKVPLIPEGLKTVVKLTEKGIPTNVTLCFSAPQALLAAKAGATYISPFIGRVDDTSWDGMELISEIREIYDNYGYETKILAASIRGPIHLKESALRGADCATMPISAYQQLFKHPLTDIGLEKFLEDAKKLKW